A region from the Neurospora crassa OR74A linkage group V, whole genome shotgun sequence genome encodes:
- a CDS encoding 60S ribosomal protein L38, giving the protein MPQEIGDIKKFIEICRRKDASAARIKKNKATQQIKFKVRCQKYLYTLVLKDSDKAEKLKASLPPSLTIADVAKRNKKQTA; this is encoded by the exons ATGCCTCAGGAAATCGGAGATATCAAGAAG TTCATCGAGATCTGCCGGCGCAAGGACGCTTCCG CCGCCCGGATTAAGAAGAACAAGGCTACTCAGCAGATCAAGTTCAAGGTCCGCTGCCagaagtacctctacacccTTGTTCTCAAGGACTCCGACAAGGCTGAGAAGCTCAAggcttccctccctcctt CCCTGACCATCGCCGACGTTGCCAAGCGCAACAAGAAGCAGACTGCTTAA
- a CDS encoding mevalonate kinase: MAEQEHNGVNGFHSESEQRNQPVNGDASEAVNGNPSNGLRVTIEESASSAVNGGSPTNSMLTPIRQRMERKKSSPMMPTFMVSAPGKVIVFGEHAVVHGKAAIAAAISLRSYLLVNTLSKSKRTVTLKFPDIDFNHSWNIDELPWKIFQQPGKKKYYYSLVTEIDQELVDAVQPFLADVSIDKPADIRKVHQNSAGSFLYMFLSLGSQSFPGCQYTLRSTIPIGAGLGSSATIAVCLSAALLLQLRTLSGPHPDQPPEEARLQIERINRWAFVYEMFIHGNPSGVDNTVSTQGKAVVFQRTDYNQPPSVRPLWDFPKLPLLLVDTRTAKSTAHEVAKVATLKKKHPQLVGTILTAIDQVTQSSAQLIEEQGFNTEDEESLSKVGEMMTINHGLLVSLGVSHPRLERVRELVDHEGIGWTKLTGAGGGGCSITLLRPGVPREKLDKLEQRLDEEGYSKFETTLGSDGVGVLWPAVLKNGMDEDEEGGMEIDLEKFLSADSNEALEKLVGVHGDRGEREGWKFWRVENRD; this comes from the exons ATGGCAGAGCAAGAACACAACGGAGTCAATGGATTCCATTCCGAGTCCGAGCAGAGAAACCAACCCGTAAATGGTGATGCGAGCGAGGCCGTCAACGGAAACCCCAGCAATGGTCTCAGAGTGACGATTGAAGAAAGCGCCAGCAGCGCCGTCAACGGGGGCTCTCCTACCAACAGCATGTTAACACCCATACGACAGAGAATGGAACGCAAAAAGTCCAGTCCCATGATGCCGACGTTCATGGTTTCGGCACCGGGAAAAGTCATTGTGTTTGGAGAGCACGCAGTCGTTCACGGCAAG GCTGCGATTGCTGCCGCCATCTCGCTGCGATCTTACCTGCTCGTCAACACGCTTTCCAAGTCCAAGAGAACTGTTACGCTGAAATTCCCTGACATCGACTTCAATCATTCGTGGAATATCGACGAGCTCCCATGGAAGATCTTCCAACAACCAGGGAAAAAGAAGTACTACTACAGTCTCGTCACCGAGATTGACCAAGAACTCGTTGACGCCGTACAACCTTTCCTCGCCGATGTCTCGATAGACAAGCCCGCCGACATTCGCAAGGTGCACCAGAACTCGGCcggctccttcctctacatGTTCCTTTCCCTTGGCTCACAGTCGTTCCCCGGCTGCCAGTACACATTGCGCTCGACGATTCCCATCGGAGCCGGCCTGGGCAGCAGCGCGACCATCGCAGTATGCTTGTCGGCAGCGCTCTTGCTCCAGCTTCGGACACTGTCCGGTCCTCACCCCGACCAACCTCCCGAGGAGGCCAGGCTACAAATTGAGCGCATCAACCGGTGGGCATTTGTTTACGAGATGTTCATTCACGGCAACCCCTCGGGCGTGGACAACACAGTATCAACACAGGGCAAGGCGGTCGTCTTCCAACGGACAGACTACAACCAGCCGCCCTCTGTGCGCCCCCTGTGGGACTTCCCTAAGCTCCCGCTGCTCCTCGTGGACACCAGGACGGCCAAGTCAACGGCGCACGAGGTTGCCAAGGTGGCCacgctgaagaagaagcaccCGCAGCTGGTGGGCACCATTTTGACGGCCATCGACCAGGTCACGCAAAGCTCTGCACAGCTCATTGAGGAGCAAGGGTTCAACacggaggacgaggagagcCTGAGCAAGGTGGGCGAGATGATGACCATCAACCACGGCCTACTGGTGTCACTCGGCGTGTCGCACCCCCGTCTGGAGCGCGTGCGCGAGCTCGTGGACCATGAGGGTATCGGGTGGACGAAACTCACTGGTGCGGGTGGTGGCGGATGCTCGATCACGCTGCTGCGGCCGGGAGTGCCGCGCGAGAAGCTGGATAAGCTGGAGCAGCGCctggatgaggaggggtACTCCAAGTTCGAGACAACACTAGGTAGCGACGGTGTTGGCGTACTCTGGCCGGCTGTACTGAAGAACGGGatggacgaggatgaggagggcgGTATGGAGATCGACCTTGAGAAGTTCCTCAGTGCGGACAGTAACGAGGCGCTTGAGAAACTTGTCGGTGTACATGGCGACCGGGGCGAGCGGGAGGGCTGGAAGTTCTGGCGGGTTGAGAACCGGGACTAG
- a CDS encoding farnesyltransferase/geranylgeranyltransferase type I alpha subunit, with the protein MPPKGKAATKPKATETPATTTSNPTTTNTTSQTASQPSEPTTVLERSQQRYEKTRPFEAARQQKGLSKLPKEDQKGWICDQLLHLTNRLPAASRSSLLGPKASKEIWWTVNGTNSIVRGLKHKPKPHTTWGTDRNGHDVGSYTIERFDERFRKRIALTALQVSSRVFRENVEREKRGFVDARSGREIIVTEREIDEEKVRRSKMAALKKDLYGAITGKLAESVEWEDVVPIPHEEPEGALAAIIYPAEYAEAMSYLRAVMTTKEYSPRCLRLTEHIIAMNPAHYTVWLYRAANIFALGISIPDEIEWLNEVALANLKNYQIWHHRHLLVEHYYPTISSDPDALAQFAKQERGFLIAILSEDTKNYHVWSYRSWLVGKLGMWEDEEELKSIEKMIDEDVRNNSAWSHRFVLVFSNPKYATPGKAATEKDEKVPQELVEREVKYAQNKVYLAPQNQSPWNYMRGVLVKGGQPLASVQEFVEEFVNKLGEGEEEEEVKSTHALDLLAEIYAEKKENEKADLCLRRLAEKWDKIRGGYWEWRRKCLTQSETEKAPGEQVEKAEEGIAAA; encoded by the exons ATGCCGCCCAAAGGTAAAGCGGCCACAAAGCCCAAAGCAACCGAAA CTCCAGCGACTACCACCTCCAATCCCACCACGACCAATACTACAAGCCAAACAGCATCGCAACCATCAGAACCTACTACCGTACTCGAACGTAGCCAACAGCGTTACGAAAAGACCCGTCCATTCGAAGCTGCCCGTCAGCAGAAAGGACTTAGCAAACTCCCCAAAGAAGACCAGAAAGGTTGGATCTGCGACCAGCTCCTACATCTGACCAACCGCCTGCCCGCAGCCAGCCGCTCAAGCCTCCTCGGTCCTAAAGCGTCCAAGGAGATCTGGTGGACCGTCAACGGGACCAACTCAATCGTCCGCGGACTCAAGCACAAGCCGAAGCCACATACTACCTGGGGCACTGATCGGAACGGCCACGACGTCGGCAGCTACACGATCGAGCGGTTCGACGAGCGATTCAGGAAGCGGATCGCATTGACAGCGCTCCAAGTGTCGAGCAGAGTATTTCGGGAGAACGTTGAGCGTGAGAAGAGAGGGTTTGTCGACGCAAGGTCCGGACGGGAGATTATTGTTACGGAAAGAGAGATTGACGAAGAGAAGGTCAGACGAAGCAAGATGGCTGCGCTCAAGAAGGATCTGTACGGCGCTATCACGGGGAAGCTGGCTGAGAGCGTGGAGTGGGAGGATGTCGTTCCTATTCCGCATGAGGAGCCCGAGGGCGCGCTGGCGGCAATCATTTATCCGGCTGAGTATGCTGAGG CAATGTCCTACCTCCGCGCCGTCATGACCACAAAGGAGTACTCACCCCGCTGCCTTCGCCTAACTGAGCACATCATCGCCATGAACCCCGCCCACTACACCGTCTGGCTCTACCGCGCCGCCAACATCTTCGCCCTGGGCATATCCATCCCGGACGAGATCGAGTGGCTTAATGAAGTTGCGCTCGCCAACCTTAAGAACTACCAAATCtggcaccaccgccacctgCTCGTTGAGCACTATTACCCCACCATCTCTTCCGACCCCGACGCTCTTGCCCAATTCGCCAAACAAGAACGTGGCTTCCTCATCGCCATCCTGTCCGAAGACACCAAGAACTATCACGTCTGGTCGTACCGCTCGTGGCTGGTTGGCAAGCTGGGGATGtgggaggacgaggaagaactGAAGTCGATTGAGAAAATGATTGACGAGGACGTGCGAAACAACAGTGCTTGGTCGCACCGGTTCGTTTTGGTGTTCTCTAACCCAAAGTATGCAACGCCGGGTAAGGCGGCGACGGAAAAGGATGAAAAGGTGCCCCAGGAGCTGGTGGAGAGAGAGGTGAAGTATGCCCAGAACAAGGTGTATCTGGCGCCGCAGAACCAGAGCCCATGGAATTACATGCGGGGCGTGTTGGTGAAGGGCGGCCAGCCTCTGGCAAGCGTGCAGGAGTTTGTGGAGGAGTTTGTGAATAAGTTGggtgaaggggaggaggaggaagaggtgaaAAGTACGCATGCGTTGGATTTGTTGGCGGAGATTTATgcggagaagaaagagaatgAAAAGGCGGATCTGTGTTTGAGGAGGTTGGCGGAGAAGTGGGATAAGATTCGGGGAGGGTATtgggagtggaggaggaagtgttTGACACAAAGTGAGACGGAGAAGGCGCCCGGAGAGCAGGTTGAAAAGGCTGAGGAGGGAATTGCAGCGGCCTAG
- a CDS encoding CaaX prenyl protease Ste24 has protein sequence MEFLQRLARFLDRPLFPWKKLIIGFSLANYFIEGFLGYRQYQVLKKTKVPKVLEHEVSQEVFDKSQAYGRAKAKFEFFSGIYGQIQNILFYQFDVLPKLWSFAGNLLVRFAPARFSGEISQSIVFVLSFVVISQILSLPTSLYHTFVLEEKFGFNKSSAKLWITDKIKSLFLTFVLTPPILAGFLAIVQKTGNQFFYYLWVFVAGLQVVMITIYPIFILPLFNKLSPLEEGELKSSVEDLAKKLKFPLSELHVIDGSKRSAHSNAYFFGMPWKKHIVIYDTLIEKSETQEVVAVLAHELGHWKLGHTTSLFGISQAHFFAIFSLFSVFINNNSLYADFGFHTVHPIIVGFLLFSDVLGPTDTLIKLGMNVLSRKFEFQADEFANKLGYNAELARSLIKLQIQNLSTMDADWMFATYHFSHPILTERLKALNWQSTGKVEGKEKAKDGEEKIDVATATGRDEL, from the exons ATGGAGTTCCTTCAG CGTCTCGCGAGGTTCCTCGACCGGCCTCTCTTTCCCTGGAAGAAGCTGATCATCGGCTTCTCCCTCGCCAACTACTTCATCGAAGGTTTCCTCGGTTATCGTCAGTATCAGGTCctcaagaagaccaaggtcCCCAAGGTGTTGGAGCATGAGGTGTCCCAGGAGGTCTTTGACAAGAGTCAG GCATACGGACGCGCCAAGGCAAAGTTCGAGTTCTTCAGCGGTATCTACGGTCAAATCCAAAACATCTTGTTCTATCAGTTCGACGTCCTCCCGAAGCTATGGTCATTCGCCGGCAACCTCCTCGTTCGGTTCGCGCCAGCCAGGTTCTCCGGCGAAATCTCGCAATCTATCGTCTTCGTCCTGTCCTTTGTCGTCATCTCCCAGATTCTCTCGCTACCGACTAGCCTCTACCACACTTTTGTCTTGGAGGAGAAGTTCGGTTTCAACAAGTCGTCTGCCAAGCTTTGGATTACCGACAAGATCAAGTCCCTCTTCTTGACCTTCGTTCTCACGCCTCCGATCCTCGCCGGCTTTTTAGCTATCGTGCAAAAGACTGGAAACCAGTTCTTCTACTATCTCTGGGTTTTCGTCGCTGGTCTCCAGGTTGTCATGATCACCATCTACCCGATTTTCATTCTGCCTCTGTTTAACAAGCTCTCTCCTCTTGAGGAGGGTGAGCTCAAGAGCAGCGTGGAGGATCTCgccaagaagctcaagtTCCCCCTCTCCGAGTTGCACGTCATTGATGGCAGCAAGCGCAGTGCCCACAGCAACGCTTATTTCTTCGGCATGCCCTGGAAGAAGCACATTGTCATTTATGATACCCTAATTGAAAAGAGCGAGACCCAGGAAGTTGTTGCCGTTCTTGCACACGAGCTGGGTCACTGGAAGTTGGGTCACACCACTAGTCTCTTTGGCATCTCCCAG GCCCACTTCTTCGccattttctctctcttctccgttttcatcaacaacaactcccTTTATGCCGACTTTGGCTTCCACACGGTGCACCCTATCATCGTTggattccttctcttctcggACGTCCTTGGCCCTACCGACACCCTCATCAAGCTGGGCATGAATGTTCTCAGCCGCAAGTTCGAGTTCCAGGCTGATGAGTTCGCCAACAAGCTTGGCTACAATGCGGAGCTCGCTCGCTCCTTGATCAAGCTCCAGATCCAGAACCTCAGCACTATGGATGCTGATTGGATGTTCGCCACTTACCACTTCTCGCACCCCATTTTGACCGAGAGACTGAAGGCTCTCAACTGGCAGTCCACTGGAAAGGTTGAGGgcaaggagaaggccaaggatgGTGAAGAGAAGATTGATGTTGCTACTGCCACTGGGCGGGATGAGCTCTAA
- the pod-5 gene encoding polarity defective-5 has translation MAYRQTTTKTTFEVNNVIQPIFTGGSVALDNGARILATTLGEQAVLTELNTGKQLAEIEGDGEPISTLTITPSASHLIVCSRSLTMRIYSLKVSPDYDSIEATLVRTTKPHATPVVVLAVDRTSTLLATGAADGAIKIWDIVGGYVTHTVSGPSVLISALHFFEIAALEDQASNKNKKNRRKSTAEEEQAQDDSVASKFRLAYGTQDGKIRIFDLSKRKTYPVYADPTSRREAHESNVQSLDYSPELHALLSGSRDKTMTVWLWKEGTWRGTPMLRHEGVEAVGFLNNGSLMYSAGTSGLLRLWDTTTHQEITAKQDAKSEAESIVSALALPHKNLVVCAQSDFTLALYRTPSVADATKKSTKPLEPFRRISGTHDEILDLVYLLPDQSLMALATNSEDIRLVSVADKQPQLGDEEEGAAYFGHDVALLKGHEDIVMSLDVDWSGHWVASGAKDNTARLWRVDPANNSFECYAVFTGHIESVGAVALPKIVPPENSEAFKNPLDHPPAFLISGSQDRFVQKRDIPRTSQKGAVSTSLRRLAHEKDINALDISPNGKLFASASQDKTVKIWDSATLEVVGILKGHRRGVWTVRFAPQGMPAIQGETGTAVSGKGVILTGSGDKTIKLWNLSDYTCLRTFEGHSHNVLKVVWLRLPKAADDAEDEAAAAASKAKQRIQFASAGADSLVKVWDANLGETECTLDNHEDRLWTLTVHPKTNMLVSGGSDSRVTFWKDTSAETHAAASSAALKLVEQEQQLENYIHAGAYRDAIILALQLNHPGRLLGIFTNVVTTNAPEEGSLCGIKAVDQVLGNLSDEQIFLLLLRLRDWNTNARTAPVAQRILWALVRLYPANKFSNLSVKGARGQKSLKEVLNALRVYTERHYKRIEELVDESYLVEYTLQEMDSLAPPAIEERDGDLVMADA, from the coding sequence ATGGCGTACAggcaaaccaccaccaagacgaCCTTCGAGGTCAACAATGTCATCCAGCCCATTTTCACAGGAGGTTCCGTAGCCCTCGACAATGGCGCTAGGATCCTCGCGACCACCCTCGGCGAGCAGGCCGTCCTCACAGAGCTCAACACCGGCAAGCAGCTCGCCGAGATCGAGGGCGACGGAGAGCCCATCTCGACCCTCACCATCACCCCTTCGGCCTCCCACCTGATTGTCTGCTCTCGTTCTCTTACTATGCGCATATACTCCCTCAAGGTCTCACCAGATTACGATTCCATCGAAGCCACCCTTGTACGCACCACGAAGCCCCACGCCACCCCCGTCGTGGTTCTCGCGGTCGACCGAACTAGCACCCTTCTTGCCACCGGTGCTGCCGACGGCGCCATCAAGATCTGGGACATTGTCGGAGGATACGTTACCCATACCGTTAGCGGCCCGAGTGTCCTTATTTCTGCCCTCCACTTCTTCGAGATTGCCGCTCTCGAGGACCAAGccagcaacaagaacaagaagaacagGCGAAAGAGCAcagccgaggaggagcaagctCAGGATGACAGCGTCGCTTCAAAGTTCCGTCTTGCCTACGGCACACAGGACGGCAAGATCCGCATCTTTGACCTCAGCAAACGCAAGACCTACCCCGTTTACGCCGACCCGACTTCGAGGAGAGAAGCGCACGAGTCCAACGTACAAAGCCTTGACTACTCACCAGAACTACATGCCCTTCTCAGCGGTAGCAGAGATAAGACAATGACAGTATGGCTGTGGAAGGAGGGGACATGGAGGGGAACACCCATGTTGCGCCATGAAGGCGTTGAAGCTGTCGGCTTCCTCAACAACGGAAGCTTGATGTATTCGGCTGGAACAAGTGGCCTACTTAGGCTATGGGACACAACCACACACCAAGAAATCACAGCAAAGCAAGACGCCAAGTCGGAAGCCGAGTCGATAGTGTCAGCCCTTGCTCTTCCCCACAAGAACCTTGTTGTTTGCGCCCAGTCTGACTTCACCCTCGCCCTCTACCGCACACCTTCGGTCGCCGATGCCACCAAGAAGTCGACGAAGCCTCTGGAACCCTTCAGGCGCATCTCGGGAACACACGACGAAATTCTCGACCTTGTTTACCTTTTGCCCGATCAGTCTCTCATGGCTCTTGCAACCAACTCCGAAGATATCAGACTTGTATCCGTGGCGGATAAGCAGCCCCAGCtgggcgacgaggaggagggcgcgGCATACTTTGGCCATGACGTAGCTCTACTCAAGGGACACGAGGATATTGTCATGTCTCTCGATGTAGACTGGTCTGGCCACTGGGTTGCTAGTGGTGCCAAGGATAACACAGCTCGCCTCTGGAGGGTTGACCCAGCCAATAACTCGTTCGAGTGCTATGCAGTCTTCACTGGCCACATCGAGTCTGTCGGCGCTGTCGCACTCCCCAAGATCGTACCTCCCGAGAACTCGGAGGCGTTCAAGAACCCCCTCGACCACCCGCCCGCATTCCTCATTTCCGGTTCCCAGGATCGGTTCGTTCAGAAGCGTGACATTCCCCGAACATCACAAAAGGGAGCCGTCTCAACCAGTCTCCGTCGCTTAGCCCACGAGAAGGATATCAACGCTCTCGACATCAGCCCCAACGGAAAGCTTTTTGCCTCGGCATCACAAGACAAGACGGTCAAGATCTGGGATTCCGCAACATTAGAAGTCGTAGGTATCCTCAAGGGTCACCGCAGGGGTGTCTGGACGGTTCGGTTCGCGCCTCAGGGCATGCCTGCCATTCAAGGCGAGACCGGCACTGCTGTTTCCGGTAAGGGTGTAATCTTGACGGGTTCTGGTGACAAGACCATCAAGCTCTGGAACCTCTCGGACTACACCTGTCTGCGCACATTCGAGGGCCACTCCCATAACGTCCTCAAGGTTGTTTGGCTGCGCCTTCCCAAGGCCGCTGACGACGCTGAAgacgaggctgctgctgccgcctccAAGGCCAAGCAGCGCATCCAGTTCGCCTCTGCGGGCGCCGACTCCCTCGTCAAGGTCTGGGACGCCAACCTTGGTGAGACCGAGTGCACGCTCGATAACCACGAAGACCGTCTCTGGACGCTCACGGTGCACCCCAAGACCAATATGCTTGTGTCTGGTGGTTCCGACTCCCGCGTAACCTTCTGGAAGGACACTTCGGCTGAGACCCATGCCGCCGCGTCCTCGGCCGCCCTCAAGCTCGtcgagcaggagcagcagctcgAGAACTACATCCACGCCGGCGCCTACCGTGACGCTATCATTCTGGCGCTGCAGCTCAACCACCCCGGTCGTCTCCTGGGTATCTTCACTAACGTGGTCACTACCAACGCCCCCGAAGAGGGCTCTCTCTGCGGTATCAAGGCCGTCGATCAGGTGCTTGGTAACCTCTCCGACGAGCAGATtttcctgctcctgctgagGCTGCGCGACTGGAACACCAATGCGCGCACGGCGCCCGTGGCGCAGCGCATCCTCTGGGCGCTCGTCCGACTCTACCCTGCCAACAAGTTCTCCAACCTGTCGGTCAAGGGCGCAAGGGGACAGAAGAGTCTGAAGGAGGTGCTCAACGCGTTGAGGGTGTATACTGAGAGGCACTATAAGCGCATAGAAGAGCTGGTGGATGAAAGTTACCTTGTTGAGTATACTTTGCAGGAAATGGACAGTCTGGCACCGCCGGCGATTGAGGAGAGGGATGGGGATCTGGTTATGGCTGATGCATAG
- a CDS encoding lipase, variant: protein MKASLFLASALAATGLAAPSTSPNMAKRQFVVTSSELSKLSYWAEQAATSYCNSNNAAGDLIACSNNVCPTLVSNKAVTIASFAGTATDIHGLVSVDPVKKVITVSFRGSSSVRNWITDVVFVKSSCDELVSGCLIHTGFYTAWREVATKVTAAVQSAKAAYPSYSIGVTGHSLGGAVATVAAAYLRKAGYTADLYTFGSPRVGNEAFAAFTTEQSGDEYRVTHENDPVPRLPPISFNYRHTSPEWWIQAAVPTTSQVKICPGYASIDCNAATLGFKRDDHLHYFEDIAGCSPGGFNWKRAESNVASSDVSDEELESRLNQWVVEDVNFVNSNDLH, encoded by the exons ATGAAGGCATCTCTGTTTTTGGCATCCGCCCTGGCGGCTACCGGTCTGGCCGCGCCCTCAACGAGCCCAAATATGGCTAAGAGACAAT TCGTTGTCACCAGCAGCGAGCTTTCCAAGCTCTCCTACTGGGCTGAGCAAGCTGCCACCAGCTAttgcaacagcaacaacgctGCTGGCGATTTGATCGCTTGCTCCAACAACGTTTGCCCTACCCTAGTCAGCAACAAGGCCGTGACTATTGCCTCTTTCGC CGGTACCGCCACTGATATTCACGGCCTTGTCTCGGTGGACCCTGTCAAGAAGGTTATCACTGTTTCCTTCAGAGGATCCTCTTCAGTCCGTAACTGGATTACCGA CGTCGTTTTTGTCAAGTCATCCTGCGATGAACTTGTGAGCGGCTGCCTCATCCACACCGGGTTCTACACGGCCTGGAGGGAGGTTGCGACCAAGGTCACCGCGGCCGTCCAGTCCGCCAAGGCCGCCTACCCCAGCTACAGCATCGGTGTCACCGGCCACTCGCTCGGCGGTGCCGTCGCCACCGTCGCAGCCGCCTACCTCCGGAAGGCCGGCTACACCGCCGACCTCTACACCTTCGGCTCGCCCCGCGTCGGCAACGAGGCCTTCGCCGCCTTCACCACCGAACAGTCAGGCGACGAGTACCGCGTCACCCACGAAAATGACCCCGTGCCCCGTCTCCCTCCCATCAGTTTCAACTACCGCCACACCTCCCCCGAGTGGTGGATCCAGGCCGCTGtgcccaccaccagccaggTCAAGATTTGCCCCGGCTATGCCAGCATCGACTGCAACGCCGCTACCCTCGGCTTCAAACGCGATGACCACCTTCACTACTTTGAGGACATTGCCGGTTGCTCGCCTGGCGGCTTCAACTGGAAGAGGGCTGAATCCAACGTCGCATCTAGCGACGTCAGTGACGAGGAGCTCGAGTCTCGCTTGAACCAGTGGGTTGTCGAGGATGTAAATTTTGTCAATAGCAACGACCTTCATTAG
- a CDS encoding lipase gives MKASLFLASALAATGLAAPSTSPNMAKRQFVVTSSELSKLSYWAEQAATSYCNSNNAAGDLIACSNNVCPTLVSNKAVTIASFASGTATDIHGLVSVDPVKKVITVSFRGSSSVRNWITDVVFVKSSCDELVSGCLIHTGFYTAWREVATKVTAAVQSAKAAYPSYSIGVTGHSLGGAVATVAAAYLRKAGYTADLYTFGSPRVGNEAFAAFTTEQSGDEYRVTHENDPVPRLPPISFNYRHTSPEWWIQAAVPTTSQVKICPGYASIDCNAATLGFKRDDHLHYFEDIAGCSPGGFNWKRAESNVASSDVSDEELESRLNQWVVEDVNFVNSNDLH, from the exons ATGAAGGCATCTCTGTTTTTGGCATCCGCCCTGGCGGCTACCGGTCTGGCCGCGCCCTCAACGAGCCCAAATATGGCTAAGAGACAAT TCGTTGTCACCAGCAGCGAGCTTTCCAAGCTCTCCTACTGGGCTGAGCAAGCTGCCACCAGCTAttgcaacagcaacaacgctGCTGGCGATTTGATCGCTTGCTCCAACAACGTTTGCCCTACCCTAGTCAGCAACAAGGCCGTGACTATTGCCTCTTTCGC AAGCGGTACCGCCACTGATATTCACGGCCTTGTCTCGGTGGACCCTGTCAAGAAGGTTATCACTGTTTCCTTCAGAGGATCCTCTTCAGTCCGTAACTGGATTACCGA CGTCGTTTTTGTCAAGTCATCCTGCGATGAACTTGTGAGCGGCTGCCTCATCCACACCGGGTTCTACACGGCCTGGAGGGAGGTTGCGACCAAGGTCACCGCGGCCGTCCAGTCCGCCAAGGCCGCCTACCCCAGCTACAGCATCGGTGTCACCGGCCACTCGCTCGGCGGTGCCGTCGCCACCGTCGCAGCCGCCTACCTCCGGAAGGCCGGCTACACCGCCGACCTCTACACCTTCGGCTCGCCCCGCGTCGGCAACGAGGCCTTCGCCGCCTTCACCACCGAACAGTCAGGCGACGAGTACCGCGTCACCCACGAAAATGACCCCGTGCCCCGTCTCCCTCCCATCAGTTTCAACTACCGCCACACCTCCCCCGAGTGGTGGATCCAGGCCGCTGtgcccaccaccagccaggTCAAGATTTGCCCCGGCTATGCCAGCATCGACTGCAACGCCGCTACCCTCGGCTTCAAACGCGATGACCACCTTCACTACTTTGAGGACATTGCCGGTTGCTCGCCTGGCGGCTTCAACTGGAAGAGGGCTGAATCCAACGTCGCATCTAGCGACGTCAGTGACGAGGAGCTCGAGTCTCGCTTGAACCAGTGGGTTGTCGAGGATGTAAATTTTGTCAATAGCAACGACCTTCATTAG